From a region of the Alnus glutinosa chromosome 1, dhAlnGlut1.1, whole genome shotgun sequence genome:
- the LOC133879668 gene encoding uncharacterized protein LOC133879668 — MKTVRSASTSPIRVNPQFNGSDRGCRATENKKDFMEKVFSESTKMKVMEDQVEFEEGEAVLVLYEEGGEDEAAYGLEEEGEEEEDGDEDDDEDEDDDDDEEDEDDDGDAQEVVPSSDGPPVQSVDDDEDDDEDDDDDDEDGDDDDDDGEGDDDDDDDDDEDEDEEVQGEGDLGTDYLVRPVGRAEDEEDASDFEPVENGEEEDVDEEEEDDDDGDAGGKVDVPPKRKRSDKDDSDDDDDGGEDDERPSKR; from the exons ATGAAGACCGTCCGATCAGCCTCCACATCACCAATCCGCGTGAATCCGCAGTTCAACGGCTCCGATCGCGGTTGCAGAGCTACTG aaaataaaaaggatttTATGGAGAAAGTGTTTTCTGAGTCTACGAAGATGAAGGTGATGGAGGACCAGGTAGAATTCGAAGAGGGAGAGGCGGTTTTGGTTTTGTACGAAGAAGGCGGTGAAGACGAGGCCGCCTATGGCttggaagaagaaggagaagaggaagaggacgGTGATGAGGACGATGATGAGGacgaagatgatgatgatgatgaggaggacGAAGATGATGACGGTGATGCGCAGGAGGTTGTACCTTCCTCTGATGGTCCTCCGGTGCAATCTGTGGACGATGACGAGGACGACGATGAggacgatgatgatgatgatgaggatggcgATGACGACGATGACGATGGTGAAGGCGATGATGATGACGACGACGATGACGACGAAGATGAAGATGAGGAAGTTCAAGGAGAG GGGGATCTGGGAACTGACTACCTTGTCAGGCCAGTAGGCCGTGCCGAGGATGAGGAAGATGCCAGTGATTTTGAACCGGTGGAGAACGGCGAGGAGGAAGATGTTGAtgaagaggaggaagatgatgacGACGGTGATGCCGGTGGGAAGGTTGACGTTCCACCAAAGAGGAAGAGGTCGGATAAAGATGACTCGGACGACGACGATGATGGTGGAGAGGATGACGAGAGACCATCCAAGCGATAG